The Deltaproteobacteria bacterium genome window below encodes:
- a CDS encoding YgiT-type zinc finger protein: protein MKTIELKSCPNCGSRGIKRLRKSFRAKVKDRSILVPDVEREICSDCKAEFFDREANIVIDAYCFGKNRQRA from the coding sequence ATGAAAACAATCGAACTTAAGAGCTGTCCGAACTGCGGTAGCCGCGGCATCAAACGCTTGCGGAAATCGTTCCGAGCAAAAGTGAAGGACCGCTCGATCTTAGTTCCCGATGTGGAGCGGGAAATCTGCAGTGATTGCAAGGCAGAATTTTTTGATCGCGAGGCTAACATCGTGATCGATGCCTATTGCTTTGGAAAAAACCGACAGCGCGCATAG